The genomic region AGTCCCGGACGATCGCACAGCCCTTTGAGCGTGCGATACCCGCCGACGACCGACTCGTGATCGCTGCCGGCGACGAGCGTCCAGCGGGATGCCAGCTTCAACAACCGACGACTTTGCGGCAAACGCGGATCGGGCAGGGCGACAACCCACGCGTCGACGTCGCAGGCGACCTCGGCCAGAATCGTCTCGACGTCGCCGTCTTCGGTGGCGACTTCCGTCACGTTGGTGTCGCCGTCGACGACAACGATCGACAGGGCGTTGCCTTCAATGAACGCGAGACCCACGCGATCGACGTCGGGCCCGAGCAGCGTCGCGGCAACAGCGGCGGCGCGGCGTTGCAGGGACGCGTCGACACCCGTGCCGAGCACGGCGACGAAGTCTTCGCCGGTGTCGCGGGTGGGCGCAGGCTCGGGCTCGCGCAGGTCGCTCAGGAAGAGGTGACTGATCGCGCTGAGCGGCCGCTCGTCGCTGCCGTTGTTGTGGGGCCGGTGAGAGCGGCCGTTGTGGTCGTGGCGATCATCCATGATCTTCCTCGAAGGGTGTTCAGGCGGCGGCGAGGCTCGGCAGGTCTTGCCGGGCGGTCGGGTGCTTCGGACTGGGCAGGTGCGTGGTGGCCGGGACGTGCAGGACGTTGTTGAACTCGCCGAAGTCGTTCTGTTCGATCTCGCGATTGGCCGGGTCGTTGGTCCATCGGCCGTCGACGACGTAGCGGTAGCGATACCGGCCGGCGGCGATCGGGAACTCGCCTGTCCAGGTTTCGGCCTCGGCGTCGTAGGTCATGCGGCCGTCGTGGCTGTTCCAGTCGTTGAAGTCGCCCGCGACGGCGACGCTGCGTGCACCGGCGAACGAAGCGACGAAGCGTGCCTGTCCGCTGGCGTAGGTGACGCCGCAGGCTTCGAGCGACATGTCAGACTCGCCGACGCCGCTGCCGGGAATGCGTGCCGCCGGCTTGCCGAAGGTCTTGGCAGAGAACTGCGAGAGCTGACGTGCCCGGCGGACCAGCTCGGCCGGCCGGCTGAGCGACTCGCCCTCACCCATCGCCATCGCCAGCGGCGACTGGCCCATCAGCTCGCGGGCGAGGTCGACGAAGTCTTTGTAGCCCTTGCTGCCCGGGTCGTACTCGGTGATGGGCTGGCCGAAGCTAGCGGCTTCCTTCAGCTTGGCGTTGAAGTTGACGCACGACCGCATGAGCACGTCGCTGAATCGCCCCCGCAGCTCGGCCAGCACTTCGCGGGCAAGCTTGGTGCGTGTGTCGAAGAGCGTCGGCAGGACGCGGATGGTCGTCTCCTTGCCGAGGCGATCCTTGAGTTCCTCGAGCGTCTCGAGCATGCGAGCCAGGCCGTGCAGGCTGAAGTAGCCGGTCTCGACGGGGATGATTGCTTCGTCGCAGGCGACGAGCGCGTTGAACGTCAGCAGACCGACGCCGGGCGGGCAGTCGAGGATGCACCACTCGTAGCGATCATCGACGGTGGCCAGGACGTTTTCGAGGCGTCGCTCCCGGCCGAGCTTGCCGGCGAAGAGCTGCTCGAACCCGGCGAGCTTCAGGTTGCTCGGGGCCAGGTCGAAGTTCTCGGCGATCTGCCAGACGACTTCGCTGACGGCAACGGGCGACTCCGGCTCGGCCGTGAGGCAGTCGAACAGCGTCCGCTGCACCCTTTCGTCCGGCACGGCCAGGCCCGTCGCACAGTGGCCCTGCGGGTCCATGTCGGCCAGGAGCGTCTTGTGGCCCAGGCGTGCGAGGCACGCGGCAAGATTGATGGCCGTGGTCGTCTTACCGCAGCCGCCTTTTTGGTTGATGATCGCGATCGTCCGCATGGTCCGAGTCGTCGGTGGAGGTCCGAGAAGGAAGGGTCGTTGCGTCCGGTATCGTCGCGATCACCGCGACACCACCCGCCAGCCGGGCCACTGGGGTTGCTATCGGACGTTGAGCGACAGCTTCTCCAGCTTCACGCCTTGGGATTGGCCCGCACTCCGTCATCCCGAGCGCAGCCGAGGGACCTCGCAGCGGGTCTGTGACGACAACCAGTCGAGGTCCTTCGACTCGCTGCGCTCGCTCAGGATGACGGTTGTCACGCTGCCAGACGCAGCGGTTGGACGGGCTGGTCGTGGCCTGTCGGGCGGTACTCCTCGACCACGCGACCCAGCGCCGAACGCACGTCGGCCGGGCGATCGTCCAGGTGCGGCCTCAGCTGACGAACGGGATCGGCGGCGGCACCGGTCGGCTCGGGCAGCAGCCAGATGCAGATTTTCGGGTGCCGCGTCGCACGCGTCGGATGCCGTGCGTCTGCCAGCTCCTCTTCGAGCTTCTCGCCCGCACCGACGCCGGTGAACCGGATGGCGATGTCTTTGCCCGGCTCCAGGCCACGCCGGCGGATGAGGGCGTTGGCGAGGTCGAGGATGCGGACCTGCTCGCCCATTTCCAGCACGAAGATCTCACCGCCTTCCGCCGTCGCCCCGGCCTGCAGGACCAGACCAGCCGCTTCGGGGATCGTCATCAGGAACCGCCGCATTTCCGGATGCGTCACCGTCACCGGCCCGCCTTCGTCGATCTGCTTTTCGAAGATCGGGACGACGCTCCCGCTGGAGCCCAGGACGTTGCCGAACCGCACGCAGCAGAACCGCGTGTTGGCCGCGTCTTTGGCGATGCCGGCGATGACCTGTTCGGCCGCGCGTTTGGTCGCGCCCATGACACTCGACGGATTGACGGCTTTGTCCGTCGAGATGAAGACGAACGTCCCGACGCCGAGCCGCGCCGCCGCGTGGGCGACGTGGTGCGTGCCGAGCACGTTGACCTTGACGGCCTCGCCGGGATTGTCCTCCATCAGACCCACGTGCTTGTGGGCCGCGGCGTGGAAGAGCACGTGCGGCCGCTCCTGGGCCAGCACGTCGCTGATGCGTCGCTCGTCGCACACGTCGGCGATGGCGGCTCGCAGGTCGAGTCCGAGCCACCGGGCGGAGAGCTCGCGCCTGATCGTGAAGAGCCCGAACTCGCTCTGGTCGAGGATGACCAGCCGCCGCGGGCAGAACCGGGCGATCTGCCGGCACAATTCGCTGCCGATGCTGCCGCCCGCACCGGTCACGAGGACCCGGCGTCCGCCGAGCAGCCGCTGGGCTTCAGGCGTGTCGAGCTTGATCGGCGGGCGATCGAGCAGGTGCGCCAGATCGCCTGGCGCATCGGCGTCGGGCTCACGAGGACGACGCAACCAGCCCGTGAGCGACGGCACAAGAGCGTTATCGGCCGCTGCGTTTGACGGGCGTGAGCCGCCCCCGTCATCCCGAGCGCAGCCGAGGGACCTCGTCTGCTTCTGCACGTTCGACCAATCGAGGTCCTTCGACTCGCTGCGCTCGCTCAGGATGACGGAATTGCGCCTCGGAAGCATGGCACAGCATGGGGACAGGGCTTACGTTGTCCACAAGATGATCTGTCCGTTTTGCGGTGCCACCAAGGACCAGCTCAAGGTCATCGACTCGCGCAGTGCCGATGCCGGCGAGGCGATTCGTCGCCGGCGCGAGTGCCTGCGGTGCGACAAGCGGTTCACCACGTACGAACGCATCGAGCTGGCCGTGAAGCTCACCGTCGTGAAACGCGACGGCCGGCGAAGCCCCTGGGACAGGCAGAAGATCGTCAATGGGCTGGAGCGTGCCTGCTACAAGCGGGCCGTCCCCGAAGCGGCGCTGGCGAAGCTGGCGGACGACGTCGAGGACGAAGCCCAGCGGGTCTTCGAAAAGGAAGTCCCCAGCGACTGGGTGGGCCGGCAGGTCATGCAGCGGCTACGCGAGCTGGACGAAGTCGCGTACGTGCGGTTTGCCAGCGTCTATCACCGGTTCAAAACGGTCGACGAGCTGCTGGGTGAGGTTCGCGACGTCATGGAACGCGACGGGAACGATCCGCAGCAGGCTTCGCTGTTCGATCAGCGACGACGCAAGTGACTTTTGGAAAGACGGTTCGCGCGTCCGTTCGCTCCGGGGGATCGCTTCGCTCACCCCACGGCTTCGAGACCAGAGAAGTGACAGAAGGACGCGACACGCGTTGCGTCGATTCCGAGAGGCTGAGTCACTTCAGTGACTCTGTCTGGGATCGAACACCAGACTCATGCAGCTGCTGCGATCGGCGCGATCCAGTGCTTCAGGAGCGAGCGGGCTGCGCGGGCGTAGGCGTGACGACGCGCGTCGTTGAACGCGACGACCAGCGCCGCTGCGTGCGCGATGCGGACGTCGGCGTACGCGGCTGCGTCGAAGAACGGGCTCGCCTCGGAGTAGGCGTCGAGTGCCGATTGGGCGAGCTCCGTCGGGGCAGTGATGCGGACCATCGTCTCGAAGACGGCGTGGTCGCGGCCGGGATCGCCGATGTGGGCGCTCTCCCAATCAACTGCTGCCACCAGCCTGCCGCCGCGGCGGATGCACTGAGCGGCGTGGAAGTCGCCGTGGCAGAAGCCGAGTCGGCCGACGGGCGTGTCGTGGTCGAGCGATTCGAGTGCCGCGGAAAGGGCGTCGTCGCGATACAGGTCGCCAGCCAGCCCACGCCGAATCTGGTCCTGCTGCCACGAGACCAGCGGCGTCATTGCGGCAGAATCGTCGTCGACGGGCGTCGCATGGATCTTCGCCAAAAGCCGGCCCATCTGGCCGTAGAGACGGCGTCGGCTGGTCGGGCTCAGGCCCGAACTGTCGGCCGCGGT from Planctomycetota bacterium harbors:
- a CDS encoding AAA family ATPase, yielding MRTIAIINQKGGCGKTTTAINLAACLARLGHKTLLADMDPQGHCATGLAVPDERVQRTLFDCLTAEPESPVAVSEVVWQIAENFDLAPSNLKLAGFEQLFAGKLGRERRLENVLATVDDRYEWCILDCPPGVGLLTFNALVACDEAIIPVETGYFSLHGLARMLETLEELKDRLGKETTIRVLPTLFDTRTKLAREVLAELRGRFSDVLMRSCVNFNAKLKEAASFGQPITEYDPGSKGYKDFVDLARELMGQSPLAMAMGEGESLSRPAELVRRARQLSQFSAKTFGKPAARIPGSGVGESDMSLEACGVTYASGQARFVASFAGARSVAVAGDFNDWNSHDGRMTYDAEAETWTGEFPIAAGRYRYRYVVDGRWTNDPANREIEQNDFGEFNNVLHVPATTHLPSPKHPTARQDLPSLAAA
- a CDS encoding SDR family NAD(P)-dependent oxidoreductase gives rise to the protein MPSLTGWLRRPREPDADAPGDLAHLLDRPPIKLDTPEAQRLLGGRRVLVTGAGGSIGSELCRQIARFCPRRLVILDQSEFGLFTIRRELSARWLGLDLRAAIADVCDERRISDVLAQERPHVLFHAAAHKHVGLMEDNPGEAVKVNVLGTHHVAHAAARLGVGTFVFISTDKAVNPSSVMGATKRAAEQVIAGIAKDAANTRFCCVRFGNVLGSSGSVVPIFEKQIDEGGPVTVTHPEMRRFLMTIPEAAGLVLQAGATAEGGEIFVLEMGEQVRILDLANALIRRRGLEPGKDIAIRFTGVGAGEKLEEELADARHPTRATRHPKICIWLLPEPTGAAADPVRQLRPHLDDRPADVRSALGRVVEEYRPTGHDQPVQPLRLAA
- the nrdR gene encoding transcriptional regulator NrdR — protein: MICPFCGATKDQLKVIDSRSADAGEAIRRRRECLRCDKRFTTYERIELAVKLTVVKRDGRRSPWDRQKIVNGLERACYKRAVPEAALAKLADDVEDEAQRVFEKEVPSDWVGRQVMQRLRELDEVAYVRFASVYHRFKTVDELLGEVRDVMERDGNDPQQASLFDQRRRK
- a CDS encoding phosphotransferase → LRMADGARRIIKMAPKRRSRSRRTARSDESVAREPDAYRRLAAAGLPAPRIHCGESASGHFGRAWFVCDDLGRRTAADSSGLSPTSRRRLYGQMGRLLAKIHATPVDDDSAAMTPLVSWQQDQIRRGLAGDLYRDDALSAALESLDHDTPVGRLGFCHGDFHAAQCIRRGGRLVAAVDWESAHIGDPGRDHAVFETMVRITAPTELAQSALDAYSEASPFFDAAAYADVRIAHAAALVVAFNDARRHAYARAARSLLKHWIAPIAAAA